A DNA window from Microcystis aeruginosa NIES-843 contains the following coding sequences:
- the gvpA gene encoding gas vesicle structural protein GvpA, giving the protein MAVEKTNSSSSLAEVIDRILDKGIVIDAWARVSLVGIELLAIEARVVIASVETYLKYAEAVGLTQSAAVPA; this is encoded by the coding sequence ATGGCAGTCGAAAAAACCAACTCTTCCTCTAGCTTAGCTGAAGTTATCGATCGTATCCTTGACAAAGGTATCGTTATTGATGCTTGGGCTCGCGTATCTCTCGTCGGAATCGAATTATTAGCGATTGAAGCTCGTGTAGTTATCGCTTCTGTTGAAACCTACCTCAAATATGCTGAAGCTGTTGGTCTGACTCAATCTGCAGCAGTTCCTGCTTAA
- the gvpA gene encoding gas vesicle structural protein GvpA, giving the protein MAVEKTNSSSSLAEVIDRILDKGIVIDAWARVSLVGIELLAIEARVVIASVETYLKYAEAVGLTQSAAVPA; this is encoded by the coding sequence ATGGCAGTCGAAAAAACCAACTCTTCCTCTAGCTTAGCTGAAGTTATCGATCGTATCCTTGATAAAGGTATCGTTATTGATGCTTGGGCTCGCGTCTCTCTCGTCGGAATCGAATTATTAGCGATTGAAGCTCGTGTAGTTATCGCTTCTGTTGAAACCTACCTCAAATATGCTGAAGCAGTTGGTCTGACTCAATCGGCGGCGGTTCCTGCTTAA
- the gvpC gene encoding gas vesicle protein GvpC, which yields MPALIEKFRQERLSIAGEVAKLSQEVQAFLSDVKTERQKQAQEQATALRQSFQKVQQESHLFLTATQKQRLAQAEKQKEDLRQFQEQRLAAAKQLDNDLRQQRLDRAKQLKEDLSQFQEQRLAEAKQLANDLRQQHLDRAKQLKEDLSQFQEQRLAAAKQLEDELRQLHLDRAKQVKDDLSQFQERRLAEAKQLKDDLRQFRQELSIYVFGK from the coding sequence ATGCCTGCTCTCATCGAAAAGTTCCGCCAGGAGCGTTTATCGATTGCTGGAGAGGTAGCTAAACTCTCGCAAGAAGTCCAAGCTTTTTTGTCGGATGTTAAAACTGAAAGACAAAAACAAGCGCAAGAACAGGCAACTGCCTTGCGTCAGTCTTTCCAAAAAGTTCAACAGGAAAGCCACTTGTTTTTAACAGCTACCCAAAAACAGCGTTTAGCTCAAGCGGAAAAGCAAAAAGAGGATTTACGTCAATTTCAAGAACAACGTTTAGCGGCAGCGAAACAGCTAGACAACGACTTACGGCAACAGCGTCTAGATCGAGCCAAACAGCTGAAAGAGGATTTAAGTCAATTCCAAGAACAACGTTTAGCTGAAGCGAAACAGTTGGCGAACGACTTACGTCAACAGCATCTAGATCGAGCTAAACAGCTGAAAGAGGATTTAAGTCAATTCCAAGAACAGCGTTTAGCGGCAGCGAAGCAGCTAGAGGACGAATTACGCCAACTTCATCTAGATCGAGCCAAACAGGTGAAGGATGATTTAAGTCAATTTCAAGAACGACGTTTAGCTGAAGCGAAACAGCTAAAAGACGATTTGCGTCAATTTCGTCAAGAGTTGTCTATCTACGTTTTTGGCAAATAA
- the gvpN gene encoding gas vesicle protein GvpN has translation MTVTETQTRRAVLSLRPGQFVVTPSIDQIATRALRYLNSGFSIHLCGPAGTGKTTLAMHLANCLARPVMLIFGDDDFTSSDLIGSQSGYTHKKLMDNYIHSVLKVEDELKHNWVDSRLTMACREGFTLVYDEFNRSRPEVNNVLLSALEEKILTLPPTSHQPDYLQVNSQFRAIFTSNPEEYCGVHATQDALMDRLVTINMPEPDQLTQTEILAQKTGIGREDALFIVNLVKTFRVKTATEKTSGLRSCLMIAKVCASHDIAANSADSDFRDICADVLLSRTNLSVDKSRAILWEILEDNPLESLSFLEEEEPSDAQVSTSEPSTGNQSLKAIQSLLRGNLPQRKD, from the coding sequence ATGACAGTTACTGAAACTCAAACAAGAAGAGCCGTCCTCAGCCTCCGCCCCGGTCAATTTGTTGTTACGCCTTCGATTGATCAAATTGCCACCCGCGCCTTACGTTATCTAAACTCTGGTTTTTCCATTCATCTATGTGGCCCAGCAGGAACGGGAAAAACCACCTTGGCAATGCACTTGGCCAATTGTTTAGCCAGACCTGTGATGCTAATCTTTGGCGATGATGACTTTACCAGTTCCGATTTAATTGGTAGTCAGTCTGGCTACACCCATAAAAAACTGATGGATAACTATATCCACAGCGTTCTCAAAGTTGAAGACGAGCTAAAACACAATTGGGTGGATTCTCGCTTAACAATGGCCTGTCGCGAGGGGTTTACCCTAGTTTATGATGAGTTCAATCGTTCTCGACCTGAGGTCAACAACGTTTTACTCTCTGCCTTGGAAGAAAAAATTCTCACCCTGCCGCCCACTAGCCATCAACCCGATTACCTACAAGTCAATTCTCAGTTTCGGGCAATTTTCACCTCCAACCCAGAAGAATACTGTGGGGTTCATGCTACCCAAGATGCTTTAATGGATCGGTTGGTAACTATCAATATGCCTGAACCGGACCAACTAACTCAGACAGAAATTCTTGCTCAAAAAACGGGGATTGGTCGAGAAGATGCTTTATTTATTGTCAACCTCGTCAAAACCTTTCGTGTGAAAACTGCGACTGAAAAAACGTCGGGTTTGCGCTCTTGTTTAATGATTGCTAAAGTCTGCGCCTCTCACGATATTGCGGCCAACTCCGCTGACTCGGACTTCCGTGATATCTGCGCCGATGTTCTTTTGTCACGCACAAATTTATCTGTTGATAAGTCAAGAGCGATTTTATGGGAAATCCTCGAGGACAATCCGTTAGAATCCTTATCCTTTCTAGAGGAAGAGGAGCCTTCCGATGCCCAAGTGTCAACTTCTGAGCCTTCGACAGGAAATCAATCGTTAAAAGCCATTCAATCTTTACTGCGAGGCAACTTGCCCCAGCGAAAAGACTAA
- a CDS encoding gas vesicle protein, producing the protein MTSSTFAGSLRNQSNNSLKTATQGSSLADILERVLDKGIVIAGDISVSIASTELINIRIRLLIASVDKAREMGINWWEGDPYLHSQSQALLAENRELSLRLQTLETELETLKSLTQLSAMESHDTSPNDEAHSSDA; encoded by the coding sequence GTGACTTCTTCCACTTTTGCTGGCTCGCTCAGAAACCAGTCAAACAACTCCCTAAAAACAGCAACTCAAGGTTCGAGTTTAGCGGATATACTCGAACGAGTTTTAGATAAAGGAATTGTGATTGCCGGCGATATTTCCGTTTCGATCGCCTCCACTGAACTTATAAATATCCGCATTCGTTTGTTAATTGCCTCTGTTGATAAAGCCAGGGAAATGGGGATCAACTGGTGGGAAGGAGACCCCTACCTCCATAGCCAATCCCAAGCTTTACTAGCAGAAAATCGGGAACTTTCGCTCCGACTCCAAACCCTGGAAACTGAGCTTGAAACCCTAAAATCCTTAACCCAATTGAGTGCAATGGAGAGCCATGATACCAGTCCGAACGATGAAGCACATTCCTCAGATGCGTGA
- a CDS encoding gas vesicle protein K, with the protein MTLACTPYDSDNQALLTRPESNSQAGLAPLLLTVVELVRQLLEAQIIRRMEKGVLSESDLDRAAESIQKLQEQILYLCEIFEVEPEELNVHLGEFGTLLPEAGSYYPGEEGIKPSVLELVDRLLNTGVVVEGNVDLGLAQLDLIHLKLRLVLTSQPV; encoded by the coding sequence ATGACACTTGCTTGCACACCTTACGATTCTGATAATCAAGCCTTGCTGACCCGTCCAGAAAGTAATAGCCAAGCTGGTTTAGCCCCTTTACTGTTAACTGTCGTGGAACTGGTACGCCAATTGCTCGAAGCCCAAATCATTCGCCGGATGGAAAAAGGGGTTCTCAGTGAGTCTGATTTAGATAGAGCCGCAGAAAGTATCCAAAAATTGCAAGAACAAATTCTCTATTTGTGTGAAATTTTTGAGGTTGAGCCAGAAGAGTTAAATGTCCACTTAGGAGAGTTTGGAACTCTTTTACCGGAAGCAGGGAGTTATTACCCGGGAGAGGAGGGTATTAAGCCTTCTGTGTTAGAATTAGTGGATCGACTCCTCAATACAGGGGTTGTTGTGGAAGGAAATGTTGATCTGGGTTTAGCTCAACTAGATTTAATTCATCTAAAGCTTCGTTTGGTTTTAACTTCTCAGCCGGTTTAA
- a CDS encoding GvpL/GvpF family gas vesicle protein produces MTVGLYLYGIFPEPVPDGLVLQGIDNEPVHSEMIEGFSFLYSAAHKEKYLASRRYLICHEKVLETVMEAGFTTLLPLRFGLVIKTWESVTEQLISPYKTQLKELFAKLSGQREVSIKIFWDNQWELQAALESNPKLKQERDAMMGKNLNMEEIIHIGQLIEATVLQRKQDIIQVFRDQLNHRAQEVIESDPMTDDMIYNAAYLIPWEQEPEFSQNVEAIDQQFGDRLRIRYNNLTAPYTFAQLV; encoded by the coding sequence ATGACAGTGGGTCTTTATTTATATGGAATATTTCCCGAACCAGTTCCTGACGGACTCGTTTTGCAAGGGATTGATAATGAGCCAGTTCACAGTGAGATGATTGAGGGTTTTAGTTTTCTCTACTCCGCTGCTCATAAAGAGAAGTATTTGGCATCCCGTCGCTATTTAATTTGCCATGAAAAAGTATTAGAAACTGTCATGGAAGCAGGGTTTACAACGTTGTTGCCCCTGCGGTTTGGCTTAGTTATCAAAACCTGGGAATCCGTCACCGAACAATTAATTAGTCCCTATAAAACCCAACTGAAAGAATTATTTGCTAAACTGTCAGGCCAACGAGAGGTTAGCATTAAGATTTTTTGGGATAATCAGTGGGAATTACAAGCGGCTTTGGAGTCTAATCCTAAGTTAAAGCAAGAACGGGATGCGATGATGGGGAAAAACTTAAATATGGAAGAAATTATCCATATAGGTCAACTCATTGAAGCCACTGTATTGCAACGGAAACAAGACATTATTCAAGTCTTTAGAGACCAATTAAATCATCGCGCCCAAGAGGTGATTGAAAGCGATCCGATGACGGATGACATGATTTACAATGCAGCTTATTTAATTCCCTGGGAGCAAGAGCCGGAATTTAGCCAAAACGTTGAAGCGATCGATCAGCAGTTTGGTGATCGCCTAAGAATTCGCTATAACAATTTAACCGCACCCTATACCTTTGCCCAACTTGTCTAA
- a CDS encoding gas vesicle protein GvpG — MFLDLLFLPVTGPIGGLIWIGEKIQERADIEYDEAENLHKLLLSLQLSYDMGNISEEEFEIQEEELLLKIQALEEEEAENESESSL; from the coding sequence ATGTTTCTCGATCTTTTATTTCTTCCTGTTACCGGTCCTATTGGGGGTCTGATCTGGATTGGGGAGAAAATTCAAGAGCGTGCAGATATAGAATATGATGAGGCGGAAAATTTGCACAAATTGTTATTATCCTTACAACTATCTTACGATATGGGCAACATTTCTGAGGAGGAGTTTGAAATTCAGGAAGAAGAACTTTTATTAAAAATTCAAGCCTTAGAAGAAGAAGAGGCAGAAAACGAATCTGAATCTTCTCTCTAA
- a CDS encoding gas vesicle protein, producing the protein MTTTRPPRPIRSKISTMPRKQSEADHQLELYKLITEKQRIQEKLEMMERQIQQLKNRLTFVTEQIETTEQSIQNLRTANPPSVAKKPDSPKTVAHSSNNSSNFQTFYLEY; encoded by the coding sequence ATGACAACCACTCGTCCACCCAGACCAATTAGATCTAAAATTAGCACCATGCCTCGGAAACAATCTGAAGCAGATCACCAACTTGAGCTTTATAAGTTAATTACTGAAAAACAACGTATCCAAGAAAAATTAGAAATGATGGAGCGGCAGATTCAGCAATTAAAAAATCGTCTCACGTTTGTGACAGAGCAAATTGAGACTACAGAACAAAGTATTCAAAATTTGCGTACAGCCAACCCTCCTAGTGTAGCTAAAAAACCTGATTCCCCCAAAACTGTTGCTCACTCCTCTAATAATTCCAGTAATTTCCAAACTTTTTACCTAGAATATTAA
- a CDS encoding GvpL/GvpF family gas vesicle protein, which produces MKLYNLYTYAFLKTPIESLKLPVGMANPLLLITGGELSAVVEPEVGLDTLQNDDERLIQSVLCHDRVICQLFQQTTILPLRFGTSFLEAENLLTHLCSHGQEYQEKIEELEGKGEYLLKCIPRKPEEPVLFSESKGRQYFLAKKQLYEAQQDFYTLQGSEWQNLVNLITQSYPSTRIITAPGTESRIYLLVNLQEEPLLIEQVLHWQKACPRWELQLGQVSPPYHFT; this is translated from the coding sequence ATGAAATTGTACAATCTATATACTTACGCTTTTTTGAAAACCCCCATAGAAAGCCTAAAATTACCCGTTGGAATGGCTAACCCATTGTTACTGATAACTGGTGGAGAGCTATCGGCCGTAGTCGAACCCGAAGTTGGTTTAGACACTTTACAAAATGATGATGAACGCTTGATTCAATCCGTTTTATGTCATGATCGAGTCATCTGTCAATTATTTCAACAAACCACTATTTTACCCTTACGTTTTGGCACATCTTTTTTAGAGGCAGAAAATTTACTGACTCATCTTTGTTCTCATGGCCAAGAATATCAAGAAAAAATTGAAGAACTTGAGGGAAAAGGAGAATATCTTTTAAAATGTATTCCCCGTAAGCCAGAGGAGCCTGTACTCTTTTCTGAAAGCAAGGGCAGACAATATTTTTTAGCCAAAAAACAGCTTTATGAAGCCCAACAAGATTTTTATACTTTGCAAGGTTCGGAATGGCAAAATCTCGTGAATTTAATCACCCAAAGCTATCCATCAACGAGGATTATTACTGCTCCGGGGACAGAATCACGAATTTATCTTTTAGTTAATCTTCAAGAAGAACCTTTACTAATCGAGCAAGTCTTGCATTGGCAGAAAGCCTGCCCCCGTTGGGAATTACAATTAGGACAAGTTTCTCCCCCCTATCACTTTACTTAA
- a CDS encoding ArsA family ATPase, with product MTNFNLVNNSLSRYDTRHLVMFSGKGGVGKTTLSCGFARRWAKLFPEEQILLISTDPAHSLGDVLQTEVSDQASPVKDLPNLKVRALDAEKLLLEFKEKYGKFLELLVERGSFVEGEDLTPVWDLDWPGLDEIMGLLEIQRLLIDNVVDRIVVDMAPSGHTLNLLGIKDFLEIILNSLELFQEKHRVISQTFSKTYNADDVDDFLVKTQAELTEGKRILQDRDFTLCLIVAIAEPMSLLETERLLNSLHHLNIPCGSLFINRILTDPNQNLDRYSEQQQLLDKFLKIPGQETIFTLPQQSKEPLGGEALDQIMSQIKIIEKVEFTPPPPIQWPQKILPSFSDFIDDKRQLIIIGGKGGVGKTTVAAAIGWALANRHPDQKIRIISIDPAHSLGDAFGTKLGHQSTQLTDNLSGQEVDANIILEKFRDDYLWELAEMISGEGKEEGNIKLAYTPEAWRQIVAQSLPGIDEMLSLVTVMDLLDQKQQDLIILDTAPTGHLLRFLEMPTALGDWLSWIFKLWMKYQNVLGRVDLMGRLRILRQQVMSAQKKLKDPQHTEFIGVLQAQDAIVAEQLRLTASLKKMGVYQRYVVQNRYHANEEIDWDLFPDQTLIRLPSLPRSVEPLARVKSAADLLF from the coding sequence ATGACTAACTTTAACTTGGTAAATAACTCTCTAAGTCGTTATGACACTCGACATTTAGTTATGTTTAGTGGCAAAGGAGGAGTGGGAAAAACCACCCTTTCCTGTGGATTTGCTCGCCGTTGGGCTAAATTATTTCCCGAGGAACAAATCCTGTTAATCTCAACCGATCCTGCTCATTCTTTAGGGGATGTATTGCAAACAGAAGTTAGCGATCAAGCATCACCTGTAAAAGACTTACCCAACTTAAAAGTTAGGGCATTAGATGCGGAAAAATTGCTCTTAGAATTTAAAGAAAAATACGGAAAATTTTTAGAACTTTTAGTAGAACGGGGCAGTTTTGTTGAAGGAGAAGATTTAACTCCTGTTTGGGATTTAGACTGGCCAGGTTTAGATGAAATTATGGGTCTATTAGAAATTCAACGATTACTTATTGACAATGTTGTAGATCGAATTGTTGTTGATATGGCTCCCTCTGGTCATACCTTGAATTTATTGGGAATTAAAGACTTTTTAGAGATTATTTTAAATTCTTTAGAGTTGTTTCAAGAAAAACATCGTGTTATTTCGCAAACTTTTTCAAAAACCTACAATGCCGATGATGTGGATGACTTTTTAGTCAAAACACAAGCAGAATTAACCGAAGGCAAACGAATCCTACAAGATCGGGATTTTACCCTTTGTTTAATTGTGGCAATTGCCGAACCGATGAGTTTATTAGAAACCGAACGATTACTCAATAGTTTGCATCACTTAAATATTCCCTGCGGCAGCTTATTTATTAATCGAATTCTAACGGATCCTAATCAAAATTTAGATCGCTATAGTGAGCAACAGCAACTCCTGGATAAATTCCTAAAAATTCCAGGTCAAGAGACAATTTTCACCCTGCCCCAACAATCAAAAGAACCCCTAGGAGGTGAGGCATTAGATCAGATCATGAGTCAAATTAAAATCATCGAAAAAGTAGAATTTACTCCCCCGCCTCCTATTCAATGGCCGCAAAAAATTCTGCCGAGTTTTAGTGATTTTATTGACGACAAACGCCAACTCATTATCATTGGTGGCAAGGGTGGGGTGGGAAAAACCACCGTTGCCGCGGCCATTGGTTGGGCGTTAGCTAATCGTCATCCCGATCAAAAAATTAGAATTATTTCTATTGATCCAGCGCATTCTTTGGGAGATGCCTTTGGGACAAAGTTAGGACATCAATCCACACAATTAACTGATAATTTAAGTGGTCAAGAAGTTGACGCTAATATCATTTTAGAAAAATTTCGGGATGATTATTTATGGGAACTGGCAGAAATGATTAGTGGTGAAGGTAAGGAAGAAGGAAACATCAAACTAGCTTATACTCCGGAAGCTTGGCGACAAATTGTAGCTCAATCTCTGCCAGGAATTGATGAAATGTTATCCCTAGTAACAGTGATGGATTTATTAGACCAGAAACAACAAGATTTGATTATTTTAGATACGGCTCCTACCGGTCATCTCCTGCGATTTTTGGAAATGCCAACGGCTTTAGGAGATTGGTTAAGTTGGATTTTTAAGCTTTGGATGAAGTATCAAAATGTCTTAGGGCGTGTAGATTTAATGGGACGGTTGCGAATCTTAAGACAACAGGTGATGTCTGCCCAGAAAAAACTAAAAGACCCCCAACATACAGAATTTATTGGAGTTTTGCAAGCCCAAGATGCTATAGTTGCCGAACAACTGCGATTGACAGCATCTTTGAAAAAAATGGGAGTCTATCAACGTTATGTCGTGCAGAATCGTTATCACGCTAATGAGGAAATTGATTGGGATTTATTCCCAGATCAAACTTTGATTCGCTTACCCAGTTTACCCCGGTCAGTAGAACCTCTAGCCCGGGTAAAAAGCGCGGCAGATCTGTTATTTTAA
- a CDS encoding AAA family ATPase, with protein sequence MAELFKGFEQLFELAKILEEKLEKGEIKTEMQFNSRPLSNIPRSGGIPRSGAVSRPSNSGGDDFEVNRNRSSPTDSGVEDTVTPPEGPTTASLKDVGGLTEVIKELKELIAIPLKRPDLLAKLGLEPTRGVLLVGPPGTGKTLTARALAEELGVNYIALVGPEVISKYYGEAEQKLRGIFEKASKNAPCIVFIDEIDSMAPDRSKVEGEVEKRLVAQLLGLMDGFAQSQGVIVLAATNRPDHLDPALRRPGRFDREVLFRVPDRKGRLEILQILTRSMPLDESVSLDLIADNAVGFVGSDLKAVCQKAAYSALRRQVPTIDSRIPETMTVVQADFLQALKEVKPAVLRSVEVESPHVDWDNIGGLEQIKQTLQESVEGALLHPQLYTQTKAQAPKGILLWGPPGTGKTLLAKAVASQARANFISINGPELLSKWVGASEQAVRELFAKARQAAPCVVFIDEIDTLAPARGRYSGDSGVSDRVVGQILTELDGLQTAATILVIGATNRPDALDPALLRAGRLDLQLKVDLPNASSRLAILGVHNDERPLEDVDLGYWAEATEGWNGADLALLCNQAALMAIRRYRHQGMTDPAEIRITTADFNHAYQLLVEQRAN encoded by the coding sequence ATGGCAGAATTATTCAAAGGCTTCGAGCAATTATTCGAACTGGCTAAAATCTTGGAAGAGAAACTGGAAAAAGGGGAAATTAAAACCGAAATGCAATTTAATTCCCGTCCCTTGAGTAATATTCCCCGTTCTGGCGGTATTCCCCGTTCAGGGGCAGTTTCTCGTCCGAGCAATTCTGGCGGGGATGATTTTGAGGTCAATCGCAATCGGTCATCTCCCACTGATTCAGGGGTTGAAGACACTGTGACACCGCCCGAAGGACCGACCACGGCTTCCCTTAAAGATGTTGGTGGATTGACGGAAGTGATTAAAGAACTCAAAGAACTAATTGCCATTCCTCTGAAACGCCCTGACTTGTTGGCCAAGTTAGGACTGGAACCCACTCGCGGCGTTCTCTTAGTCGGACCCCCTGGAACCGGTAAAACCCTGACCGCCCGTGCTTTGGCCGAAGAACTCGGTGTTAACTATATTGCCTTAGTCGGACCAGAGGTGATTAGCAAATATTATGGGGAAGCCGAGCAAAAACTGCGGGGAATTTTTGAGAAAGCCAGTAAGAATGCGCCTTGTATCGTTTTTATTGACGAAATTGATAGCATGGCACCCGACCGCAGTAAAGTTGAAGGGGAAGTAGAAAAAAGACTGGTAGCCCAATTGCTGGGTTTAATGGATGGCTTTGCCCAAAGCCAAGGGGTGATTGTTCTAGCGGCGACAAACCGTCCCGACCATCTTGACCCTGCCCTCCGTCGTCCCGGACGGTTTGACCGAGAAGTCCTCTTTCGGGTGCCTGACCGCAAGGGTCGTTTAGAAATCCTCCAAATTCTCACCCGTTCCATGCCCCTAGATGAATCAGTTTCCTTAGATCTGATTGCCGATAATGCGGTGGGATTTGTCGGGTCAGATTTAAAAGCCGTTTGCCAGAAAGCGGCCTATAGTGCTTTGCGGCGCCAGGTTCCTACGATTGACTCGCGAATTCCAGAAACAATGACGGTAGTCCAAGCCGACTTTTTGCAAGCCCTTAAAGAAGTTAAACCGGCGGTATTGCGGTCTGTGGAAGTGGAGTCTCCCCATGTGGACTGGGACAATATTGGCGGACTTGAACAGATTAAACAAACCCTACAGGAGTCCGTGGAAGGGGCATTACTCCATCCGCAATTATATACGCAAACTAAAGCCCAAGCTCCCAAAGGTATTTTACTTTGGGGTCCCCCCGGAACGGGAAAAACCTTATTGGCCAAAGCGGTGGCATCTCAGGCGCGAGCTAATTTTATCAGTATTAATGGACCTGAGCTTTTGAGTAAATGGGTGGGGGCCAGTGAACAGGCAGTGCGTGAGTTGTTTGCCAAAGCTCGTCAGGCAGCCCCTTGTGTGGTTTTTATTGATGAAATTGATACTTTAGCACCGGCAAGAGGTCGTTATAGTGGAGATTCAGGAGTGAGTGACCGGGTTGTGGGACAAATCCTCACGGAGTTAGATGGGTTGCAAACGGCGGCAACGATTTTAGTGATTGGAGCCACTAATCGCCCAGATGCTTTAGATCCAGCCTTATTGCGAGCGGGACGGTTAGATTTACAGTTAAAAGTTGATTTACCCAATGCCTCCAGTCGTTTAGCAATTCTGGGGGTTCATAATGATGAACGTCCTTTAGAGGATGTGGATTTAGGCTATTGGGCCGAGGCAACCGAAGGCTGGAATGGCGCAGATTTAGCGTTATTATGTAACCAAGCGGCACTGATGGCAATTCGTCGTTATCGCCATCAGGGAATGACTGACCCGGCTGAGATTCGCATTACAACGGCTGATTTTAATCATGCTTACCAACTGTTGGTTGAACAGCGTGCCAATTGA
- a CDS encoding MFS transporter, which translates to MAHLTSERLNLTTKIAYGAGDLGPAITANISVFYLLFFLTDVAGLSAGLAGSVLMVVRIFDAINDPIIGMWSDRTRTIWGRRLPWMLLGSIPFGISYFLLWLIPTNNQLWLFLYYIFIGIIFNLTYTVVNLPYQALTPELTYDYNERTRLNSFRFAFSIGGSILSLILYIIVSSSYANDLHQAFLLLGVVCALMSIIAVIWCALALQERGAKAILNSPQKKVLAIAFIVIGALSLVYGLGKIGVNPRDFIAISTILLGIQGIVSGLTLYYGKTENHLKDSAAIKQREADNNTETIPLKEQLKIVFGNRPFLYVIGIYLCAWLGVQLTASILVYYVVSYMRLSEAESGLVALAVQGTALVMLFFWQAVSQKLDKKIVYFLGMTFWIIAQIGLFLLQPGEITLMYALAVLAGFGVSVAYLIPWSMVPDVIELDELETGKRREGIFYAFMVLLQKIGLALGLFLVGIALETSGFKPRIPGEAIPLQPDSALIAIRLAIAPLPAFFLIISLILAYFYPITRQVHAEILDQLATRRQQEK; encoded by the coding sequence ATGGCTCATTTGACTTCTGAAAGACTCAATTTAACCACAAAAATCGCCTATGGTGCGGGGGATTTGGGACCGGCTATCACTGCCAATATCTCGGTATTTTACCTGCTATTTTTCCTCACTGATGTGGCAGGATTATCGGCAGGATTAGCTGGTAGTGTGCTGATGGTGGTGAGAATTTTCGACGCTATTAACGATCCGATTATTGGCATGTGGAGCGATCGAACTCGTACTATCTGGGGTCGTCGCTTACCATGGATGTTATTGGGGTCGATTCCCTTCGGAATTAGCTATTTTTTACTGTGGTTAATCCCGACTAATAACCAATTATGGCTATTTTTATATTATATTTTTATCGGCATTATCTTTAATTTAACCTATACAGTAGTCAATCTTCCTTACCAGGCACTCACCCCTGAATTAACTTATGATTATAATGAGAGAACCCGCTTAAATAGTTTTCGTTTTGCCTTTTCCATCGGGGGCAGCATTCTCTCATTAATTCTCTATATTATCGTCTCATCGTCCTATGCCAACGATCTCCATCAAGCTTTTTTATTGTTAGGTGTAGTTTGTGCTTTAATGTCGATTATAGCAGTTATTTGGTGCGCTTTAGCTTTACAAGAACGAGGAGCAAAAGCGATTCTCAATTCTCCCCAGAAAAAAGTTTTGGCAATTGCTTTTATAGTTATCGGTGCGCTTTCCTTGGTCTATGGACTAGGAAAAATTGGGGTGAATCCCAGAGACTTTATCGCTATTTCCACAATTTTATTAGGAATACAAGGGATAGTTTCGGGGTTAACCCTTTACTATGGCAAAACTGAAAATCATCTCAAGGATAGCGCAGCAATTAAACAGAGAGAAGCGGATAATAATACCGAAACTATTCCCCTGAAAGAACAATTAAAAATAGTTTTTGGTAATCGTCCCTTTTTATACGTTATTGGCATCTATCTTTGTGCTTGGTTAGGAGTACAATTAACCGCCTCGATTTTGGTTTACTACGTCGTCAGCTACATGAGACTATCGGAAGCAGAATCGGGTTTAGTCGCTTTGGCAGTACAGGGAACAGCTTTAGTGATGTTATTTTTCTGGCAAGCAGTTAGTCAGAAATTAGACAAAAAGATAGTCTATTTTTTAGGGATGACATTCTGGATTATTGCCCAAATTGGTTTATTTTTGCTCCAACCAGGAGAAATAACTTTAATGTATGCTTTGGCAGTTTTGGCGGGATTTGGCGTATCTGTGGCCTATTTAATTCCTTGGTCAATGGTTCCCGATGTGATTGAATTAGACGAATTAGAAACAGGAAAACGTCGAGAAGGTATTTTTTATGCTTTCATGGTACTTTTGCAAAAAATTGGTCTAGCTTTGGGGTTATTTCTTGTCGGTATTGCTCTAGAAACATCGGGTTTTAAACCGAGAATCCCAGGAGAAGCAATTCCCCTGCAGCCAGATAGTGCTTTAATAGCAATTCGCCTAGCAATTGCCCCTTTACCAGCATTTTTTCTGATCATTAGCTTAATTCTTGCCTATTTTTATCCAATTACTCGCCAAGTTCACGCCGAAATTTTAGACCAATTAGCAACAAGAAGACAACAGGAAAAGTAA